The Balneola sp. genome segment AGGACTTGATTCACTTTGTCTAGCTGTAGGCTTTCTTTACCTTGCTCCAGATCCCGGACAAAGCGGAGTCCAACCCCGGCTCGTTCAGCAAGTTGCTCTTGTGTGAGGCCCAGCTGCGTACGGCGAGTTTTAACAAAGGCTATAAGTATTTTGTTTGGATTCATTGTATACCTGTACGGGTATAAATTTTATTGATTCGCCTATATTATACCTGTTCGGGTATAAATATGCAATAATTGATTGTTTTATATCCGTACGGGTATAGCAGAGTTACTCAGAAAGGAATTACTTGGTTTAGAGTTATTTTGGTATACTAAATTAATGCGAGTTTAATTTATATACTTTAAGTCAAGTAATAGTTGACAATCCTCACATTATCTAAACCAATAAGTTTGTTTTGTAGCAATTAAGTAAAGTATTACTTTACTAATAATGAATAAAATAAACTACATATTGCAAAATTGGCCTTCATGTACGGTTATAACCACGGAGTGGCTGGAGGAAAGGGGGGTTTCTCGTCAGTTGGCAGACTCATATAAAAAAAGTGGATGGCTGGAAAGCTTTGGGGTAGGGGCTTATAAGAGACCAAAAGAGGATGTGAAATGGGTTGGGGCACTTTACACTCTTCAAAAACTGGATAAATATACCATACACGTTGGTGGTAAGACAGCATTAGAGGAGCATGGGCTTAGTCATTACATCCGGAAAAGTAGTAGTAAGATTATTGTATTATGGAAGAGACCATCAGAAAGGCTACCAAAATGGTTTATGAATCAAGTGTGGGATGATCATATAGAAGTTAGATCAGCTAACCTTTTTGCCCAATCAGGAGCTCATTCGGAGAAAATAATCAATGGAATAGAAGTGAATGTGTCTTCTCCAGAACAAGCTTTTATGGAATACCTTTATGATGTGCCAAAGCATGAGAGCTGGGATGAGATGAATTACCTGTCAGAAGGGCTGGTCTCTTTAAGGCCTGCGGTTGTTCAGTCATTGCTGGAAAGCTGTAACTCAATAAAGGTAAAACGGCTATTTTTGTACCTGGCTGAAAGGCATAATCACACTTGGTTTAAAAGGATAGATGTATCAAAAATAGAACTTGGAAGTGGTAAACGGCAAATCATGAAAGGTGGGAAACTGGATAAGAAATATCAGATAACAGTTCAAGAATTGGAAAGAGAGGATCGATGAGGTGCAGCACGAACTCCCAAAAATTATTGGTAAAGGTTTAACGAAAAATGAAAAAGAATTTCTTCTCTCGTTTAAGAGTAGTAATCCGGATTGGGGCCTGATTGATATTTCACATTTGAAAGAACTTCCGGGTGTAAAGTGGAAGCTACAGAACATTTAATAAATGGATAAAAAGAAACATACAGAAGCGTATAAAAAGCTAGAAAATTACTTGGTTAAATAACCACGATTTAGTGTCGATAGGAATCAATTAATACTATTCACCATACTTAATTGAAAAACCTTGACTGTGTACTGAGTCCAGTGACACGTATGTTCTTGATTTTAAGAGTTAAGTTATTAATTTGAAGCAATTGTGAATTAATAATAGTGGTGATATGAAAGCTTGGTTTTTTGGGGTATTAATTTCAATTCTAGGTTATAGCTATAGTGCTTTGGCTCAGCAAACTATTACTGTTCCAGATGACTATTCGACCATTGATTCAGCACTTACACTTTCTGATCCAGGAGCTATTATAAGAGTAAACCCTGGAATTTATTATACAAATCCAGCAGCTGGCGATGCAACAACGCTTGTAATTGATGGTGGTAGAAAACTACAATCTAGGTTCTCAGCTAATGGTGACACTTCCTATATAAGACAAACAATTTTAGATGGAAACAAGAATGGGACCGTCATAAGATTAACGGATGGAGAGATTGAGGGGTTTACCATTCAAAATGGTTATGTAAAAGGGGAGGATTTTGTAGGCGGTATAAGAGTTGATGCGAATTCTGACCATGAAACACCGAATTTGGTTTCACACTGCATAGTCAAAGATAACTATGGGGTTAAAGGTGGTGGCGTTAGGATAAAAGGGCCAGACCGTTTTGATACTGCAACGATCCAGAATACAATAATCATCAATAACTATTCTGAGGAAGGTGGGGGTGGTGTTCGATCAGATGGAATTGAATTTAATATGCACAATAGTATCATTTATAACAACGTATCTGAACAGTGGGGTGGTGGGCTAAATATTGGTGGAGGTGTACAACATTATATAACGCATTCACTGATTTATAAGAACAAAGGAAAAACTGGCGTTGGTGGTGGTGGCATCAATATTTATGGGCGCTCCTACCCAATGTTTGTAAATTCAATTATATGGGGAAACGAGCACCCCTCAGGTGTTGGAGAGCAAATATATGTCTTTGAGGGTGGAGGAAGTTTGATTAATTCTATTGTTCAGAATCTGGGAATAAAAAGCAATGAAGTTCCATTTATTGAAGAATCGATTGATCTAGATCCTAAAATTATTTATTCAAACGGTAGATTTTACTTGCATACATCAAGTCCTGCCATTGGCGCGGCGAACATTTATGATCAACAAGAAATAGATATTTATGGAGGGCAAAGACCATATCCTTCAAACTCTACTGGTGATATTGGACCTTTTGAACATTGGCTCTCTTCCCCAAAAGTTTTTGAAGAAGAAACCAGTGAAACGAAAATCATTATTTCCATTGATGCAGATAGTCTTAAAGATGGAAGATTAAATTTCGATTTTGTTGGGTGGTCTGTAAATGGAGAGCTTAAATCCACATCTTCGGTTGCTGAATTAGAGTTTGAGCAAGGCACTAACGATCTTGAAATGATATATACGATTGATGACTCATCTGAGAGAACTACAGAATATCATGTGAGTGTATTTGAAAAAAACCGACAATTTGCGGATACCTTATTTACAAATAGTGGAGTAACAACTCTTGGCTCAGATTTGACTTACTTACCACTAGCTGATGGTAAAATGCAGATCTTGGACAATAACTTTGAGGACCAGTTCGACTTATTAGTTGACGGTGAAGTTAGAAGTGTAAGCTCCGTGTCTCAGGACTCAACGGTCTATATATCCTCAACAAGCCGTGTTGTCTATAGTTTTGACAAGTTTGGAATACCAGTTTGGGACTCACCATTGGGCGGTGAGCTTCAAGCAACACCCACGATAGATAATAAAAGAAATCTACTCTATGTTGGAGTTAGCAATAGCAATTTATTCGCAGTAGATCGTACTACTGGTTCAGTAGTTTGGAATGACAGATTGGATGCACCGATCAATCAGCCAGGTATTATAATTGAAAGTGATTACCTATATGTCACTGATGAGGAAGGGAAAGCTTATTATTACGATTTAGACGCGCAAGTAACTGGTCAACAACTTAATCCCATATCTACATATACAACGGGTGATAGCATAGGAACTTCCGCTGCAGTTGATAATAGTAATAACATTTATCTAGCTACAAAAAAAGGTAATCTTACCAAGTTTCGTATTACCGATAGTTTAGAACTTGATGTTGCTTGGAGTATTAATGTAAGTAGTAGCTTTAATGTTTCACCCGTTATAGCTCATGATGGTGCTGTTCTTCTTGGAGGTACTGATTCTACCCTATATGCTATGGTAGGTACTACTGGTGCTACTAAATGGGAGTTTAAAACTCAAGGTGCTATTACTTCTACACCGACAATTAATGATTATGGTGTAGTTTATGTAGGCGACGAGACGGGCACTATTTATGCAATTAGTGACTCAGGAGATTTGCTTTGGGAGTTTAATACTTCGTCAGCGATAGGTAATGCTACGGCTTATATAAATGGGAGAATTACTTTTACTAACGAAGATGGAGAATTATATAAAATTTATGACGGATGGAGGTTTGATGGGACTCAGGGGAAGAGAAAATTCAATTTAAAAATACCACAATGGAGAACATATCAAGGTAATTTTCAAAGGAGTGGAAATGCTAATGATGAAGTTACTACTTCAAAAGAAAACGTGGATCTTGCTCCAGAATCTTTTCAGTTGCTACAAAACTATCCAAACCCCTTTAATCCAAGTACTCAAATCCGATATAGTCTCCCTAATGCAACAGAGGTGAAACTTTCTGTATACAACATGCTTGGGCAAAGTGTAGCTACCTTGGTTGATGGAAGACAAAATTCGGGTTGGCACACTGCTTTTTTTGATGCTTCTGGATTATCAAGTGGATTATACATCTATCGATTACAGGCTGGAGGGTTTATGAGCACCAAGAAATTGATGTTGATCAAATAAACCGTATAACATTTTTGTAATTGACGTCTACATTTTATTAAATCAGAATTAATAGGGCTAACAGTTTTGACAATTTTAGAAGACTAACTACGGCTCAAATTTTCTAAATAATTGTATATATGAAAGCCGTTCACCAGTGGAAGTATTAGTGGGTACAATGGTTGGTACAAGGGCATTAAAAATGCGCTTTAAGCGTATTTATAGTTAATAAATAACTTCACTCATAATCGATTGGTCGCAGGTTCAAGTCCTGCCGGGCCCACTTTTCTTCTTCCTTTCTAGCGGTTTGCCACTATACACCTTGCACCTCTGTCTATTCCTCTCCATATTCTCGCAAATCACAACAAATGAATTCCATGAAACAGCTTCTGACTTTCCTAGCCCTGCTTATTATCTCCGTGTCTTTACAGGCTCAATCCTACCCGCATATTCTGCCAATGAAAGAGCGAGCTGCCGTGATTGATAATCTTCTGGAGGATAAAATCCAGACTTTATTACCCGAGATGATGAGGGAGACTAATATCGATATGTGGGTTGTAGTTTCAAGGGAATACAATGAAGATCCTGTTATCGAGACGATGCTTCCGGCTACATGGTTAGCTGCCCGGCGCCGTACTATTTTGGTAATGTATGACAGGGGAGAAGGTGAAGGAGTAGAAACACTGGCTGTTGCCCGGTATGATGTTGGGGAGACTTTCAAAAGAGCATGGGATAAAGAACGTCAGCCTGATCAATGGGAAAGGCTCAAAGAGATTGTTGAAGAACGAGATCCTGAACGTATTGGAATAAATGTCTCAGAAATATGGGGACATGCCGATGGCATGGTGGTAACTGATCATAATGAAATGAAGGCAGCACTTGGTAAAAAGTACACTGATCGTTTGGTTTCTGCTGAGAAATTAGCAGTGAAATGGCTTGAGACCCGGACGGCAAAAGAGATGCAGATATATCCGCAAATCGTCCGTATAGCTCATGAAATCATTGCTGAAGGATTTTCTGATGCAGTAATTCAACCCGGGATAACTACAACAGAAGATGTGGTTTGGTGGTACAGAGAAAAAATCAGAGAACTTAAACTGAATACTTGGTTTCACCCCAGCGTATCTATTCAAAGGGCTGACCCAGAGTCATTTGATCACCTTCGCACTTTTGATAGCCGTCCGGGAGAAAATACAATCATGCCCGGAGATTTACTTCATGTTGATTTTGGCATCACATACTTGCGCCTGAATACAGACACTCAGCAACACGCTTATATACTTCGTCCTGAAGAAACTGAGGTGCCGGGGTATCTGGTCAAAGCTTTCGAAAATGGAAATCGCCTCCAGGATATTTTCACCAATAATTTTAAAGAAGGCAGAACTGGAAACGAAGTTTTAGCGATGTCTTTAAAGCAGGCCAAAGATGAAGGACTTACCCCAAGTATTTACACCCACCCGATTGGATATCATGGTCATGCTGCAGGAACAACCCTTGGGATGTGGGATTCTCAGGGAGGAGTTCCCGGCGACGGCGACTATTCGCTTCATTTAAATACCGCATATTCTATAGAATTAAATGCAGCAACGTATATCGAACAATGGGGCAAAGAAATCCGCATTATGCTCGAGGAGGATGCCTTTTTTGATGAAAGTGGCGTGTGGTATATCGATGGTCGTCAGCGTGAAATTATGACAATTCCCAGAATTCCTGCGAAGCAATAGTAAGAATGAAAATTCGACGAGCTAATAAGAATGATCTTGATGACGTTTTGAAATTGTTCAGTGAAACAATTCTGAATAGTAACAAAGCTGATTATTCTGACTTACAATTGGCTGCGTGGAGTTCAAGCATCGATGATAGGGAGCGGTGGCTCAAAAAAGTAGAAGATCAATACTTTCTTCTTGCGGAAATTGATGGAAAGGTCACGGGGTTTGCTTCAATTAATAAAGGATATCTTGATACAATGTTTGTTCATCATAAGTATCAGGGAAAGGGTATTGCAAAAAGTCTTTTAGAAGAATTGGAATCATATGCTCAGCAAAGTGGAGAGAGCCAAATAATTACTGAATCCAGTATTACAGCTTGTTCATTTTTTAGTAAACACGGCTTCAATGTTCTCAAAGAACAGACTGTAATTAGGAATGGAGTTGAGATAACAAATATCCGAATGGTTAAAGACTTATAGGAATAAGTAAGGTGTTTGCCTTTTTATTTTGCATCCGGTACCATCTAAAAAGTGTAGTACAATGGAGTTCCTTATTACCCTGCCAAGCAGTAATAGAAGAACTCAGGATAAAGGACTCAGAATTCTGAACAGAACGATCCTGACTCCTGAATTCTGAGTCCTGTATCCTTTAATACAACTAAAATCTTGCAGTTTAAGCCTGTTTGATTTTATACTTTCAAAATAAATGTTATTGCTATGAAACAAGTCATATCAAATAAAACAATTCTAAGATTATTTGTGGTTGGGATGGTTATTGGGATCACTGCGATGTATATCTATCTAACTTGATTAAGCGCTTCTTGTCTTTCTCCCACTCATCTGCTACCATCACAAAAATGTTGGAGTAATATGAAATTCAATACTTTAGAAGATAAAATAGCTCATGCCCGAAGTCTGGAAAATCCGCCGGAACCCTTGAGAGAGGATTTTTTCAGTCTGCTTAAAAAGGGTATTGGAAGTGACAAGACCTATCTTACCTATCGGGATTCAGAGCAAAATAGAACGGAAGTTTCATATCGGCAATTTTATGAGTGCGTCATAAATACTGCTCGTTTTTATCAATCACGGGGTTTAGAAGCCGGTGATAAGGTTGCCACCATTTCTCACAATCACTGGCATACAGTGGTTCAATATTTTGCAGCCTGGTTCTGTGGGTTGGTAGTAGTTCCGGTCAATCTTGGGGAAGATGATAATCGCATAGCTTACATCCTGAAGAATGCGGAAGTAAAGCTGGCTCTAGTTCGGGATGAATATTCTGATCGCATTCAAAAGATCATAAAGAAAGAAAACCTGCTTTCTGAATTGGAGGTCATCGTTTGTGATGATTCTGTAGAGTCATTTTCCAAAAAGAATGGAGAATTGAAAGAAGTACAAGTTGGTACTGAGTCTGAAGCATTGATAGTATTTACATCCGGTACTACAGGGAATCCAAAAGGTGTTGTTTTGACTCAGCGTAATCTTCTTGAAGATGCTCGAACCATTAGTCAATGGCACAACATTGATGGTCAAACAAAAATGATGTGTATTTTACCCATTCACCACGTAAACGGTACGGTGGTGACGATGATTACTCCTTTTTTTGTAGGAGGATCTACCGTTTTAAATCAGAAATTCAGCCCGGGACATTTCTTTCAGATTATTGAAGAAGAGCAAGTTCATGTGGTAAGCGTGGTGCCAACACTGCTTCAATATCTTACTAGTTATTATGAAGGAAAAGAGGTGCCGGAAAATAATCAGTTCCGTCATATCATTTGCGGAGCTGGTCCACTTACGGTAAAGGTAGCTCAAAACTTTGAGGAGAAATTCGACATTCCCATTATTCACGGGTACGGACTTTCAGAAACGACCTGTTACTCATGCTTCATCCCGGCCGATCAGCCCAAAGAAGAACATAAAAAATGGATGCGGGATTTTGGTTACCCGAGTATAGGAATTCCAGTCCCTGCCAACGAAATGGATATTCAGGATGAGCAGGGCAACTCCGTTCCGGAAGGCGAACGCGGAGAAATTGTGATTCGTGGGGTAAATGTGATGAAGGGATACTTTAATAACCGGGAGGCCAATGAATCAGCTTTTAAGAATGGCTGGTTTCGCAGTGGAGATGAAGGATTTATCAAAAAAGACGAAAAGGGCAATCCCTACTATTTCATCACGGGCCGGTTGAAAGAGTTGATCATTCGAGGCGGCATTAATCTGGCACCGCTGGAAATTGATGAAGTCATAAACAAAGCTCCTGGTGTAAAAGCGGGCATTGCGGTGGGTTTTGAAAATGATTGGTATGGAGAGGAAGTCGGGGCTTATGTAGAGCTCAAAGAAGGAGCGGAGCAAAACGAAGCAGTTATTTTAGATTACTGCCGGGAACACCTGCCGTTTTTAAAGTCACCCAAGGTAGTGGTATTCGGCGAAGAGCTACCGGTCACTTCAACAGGAAAATACCAGCGCTTAAAAGTGGCTCATTTGTTTGAAGAGTGGAGTAATGTGCAGTTTAGGGAATAGGCAAATCGTCCAGTCTCTAGTTTCGCTGCTCCTGCTGCGGAATGCATTTCATGAAGCTCCAGCATCATAAGAAGTAAGTAAGAACTTTCAGAAAGTTGTTACGAAGGAGGGTCTAAGTAATGAGTGCATAAGGGGTTGAGATTCCAGGCGGGTTGTGTAGTTCCCCATTTTTATTTATTTAGAATGGTGTAGGTACAATATTAATAAACGAAACGGGGTATTATGAAATGCTTAAGCTATAGCTTATCTCTAATTATTATGAGCAGTTTTCTTTTTCCAGGAATACATGCTCAGCAGATAGAAACAAAAGAAAAAGCAAACGGGGCGGTCGAAATTGTTTTTGACGACGTCCGTAATTCATCTCAGCATAACATACTGTTCAGAAGTAAATCAATGGATGTAGATGACTACTGGACGGTAGACCCAACTATGAAGTGGGGACATACACAACCATGGTCCAACCCACAGATAAACTTCGTTCCTTCGGGTGTTTTTGAAGCAGTTGGCGATTTAGATGGTGATGGAACTACTGATTTTATAAATACTTATCAGGCATGGGACGAAAGAACTGAAGATCTCTCTGACCGAGTGATGAAAACACTTGTTTTTATGGGTTCAGGAGATCTTACAAATCCAGACCATATTATATACGACGCGCTATTTCCAATAGGAGACATAGCAGGAGCAGGTCAATCTCAATTAGCAAGTCAAAATGATGATGGTATTAATTTATACCAATTTTCGAGCGGCAGCTTTAACACAACGTCAATAGAAATACCAGAATTGGAAAGCCTGGATATCCCACTTTCTAACTTTACGATCATACGTGATGATATTGATGGTAATTCAACGGAAGATATAATTGTAAATGTCGGTACTACCGTCCATATCGGTTTGATTGATACAGAAATCGAGAACTCAACAGTTCTCAGTTTTGATCTTGCACCAGAAATTGAGTTACAATTCTTTAGTGTTCGAGAGCTTAATTATGTGAATTGGGATGGAGTTCCTTATTTATTAACAAAGGGAACTAATTTGATACAAGGAACAGGCGGCACTAACTATCAACAAGCCCTGTTGGTATTTGAGCTAGATATTACCAACGAGACGGTCACACTTGTTCAAAGCAGTGATTTTGCCTACAGCTTTAGCTCAAATATGTTTTTGGCTGAAGACAGTAACGGTTTCCCAAATATTTTAGTAACCGGTACAGAGTTTGATACCGATACCACGGGTGGGGATTTTATGAAGTTATATACAATGTCGGGTGATACCTCCTTATATGTTGAAACACCAGTTGATTTAGGCGCTATGGATGGATTTCCTATTGGTGATTTAAATGGTAATGGATGGTCTGATTTTGTAGTTAATTCTAATGATGAGTACAGTTTTGCCACCTTAAACCCGGCTGATACGACGCTTACCATTGAGGGAGTCCTAGGAGGGCCTGGAGGGGAAGATGTAGGGCTTTCCTTTGATATACGTTTTACAAATCAAGGTGACCTTAATGATGATGGGTTTGATGATCTTCAATATTATGGCACTAATAGTACATCATTTGGTCAGCTTCGAATTGAAGGTGTTGCTTCTGGTGGTACCGTGGATTATGCTAATCCAACCGAACACCTCTTTGATAGAGCAGATTATAGAATTACTGGAATTGAAGGGACCTATACTTTTGGTGATATCTCCGGAAATGGACTTGACGACTATGGGCTCATTGTCTCGGATGGTTTAACTGGTAGAATGGACATTTATGAAGGCGGAAGTGATGGCACAACACCAACAGGTACTATTGAGTTAGATGGATTTGTTCAATTTGTTACTTCCGGGGATTTCAATACTGATGGCCGGGAAGATATATTGATGCTTATACAAATAGATGCAGGTACAGATGAAGAACCGATGACATCCAATGAGCTACATTTTTATGAACTGGGAGCTGAGGATCCATATCACGTTATAAAAAGTGAAGATTACCAACCGGGATTGGATAACTACAATAACTTTATTGGTACTATTGCCAATGCAGGTGATATAAACAATGACGGGTTGGACGATATACTTGTAAGTGGAGCAAGCCAGGGCGTAACTCCAATTGGAGTTTATTTTGGTGGTTCATCAATTTCATTAAACCCGGATGACGAAATCTCATTTCCAGAAGACGATGGTACTCAGTATGGATGGGGAATAGGAGGGGTTCTACAGGGAGAGTTTGATTTAAATGGAGATGGTATTGATGATTTTATCATCGGAAACTCTCAGGAAATAAATATGGAAAATGATGTGCCCGAAGGTGCAACTTATACTCATGGAGGGGCTGTACATGTATTCTACGGGCAGGATGGAACTCCGGATTTCAGCGGGGGAAGTGATATTCGGTTGATTGCCGATACAACAGCATATGCAGAAAATATTTGGTATTGGGTTTTTGCCTTTAATGAAATAGCAGATGGTGACTTTAATGGTGATGGTTATACAGACTTGGCCATTAAACCTTTCAGGCACCAGGATCAGTCTGATATCAATCAAGGTAGGGCAGGTATCCATATTTTCCATGGGGGAGAAGAGTTTGACGGGCAGGCAGATCAATTTCTTCCATTATTAAAGGAAATTCACCAACCGGTAAACGTTGGAGTTGGAAATGATACAACGGCCTTTTCAGGAAGAGCAGAAATGGCAGCAGTTCCTGATATTAATGGAGATGGTGCAGATGAGTTACTATATATGGGGAATTCTGGAACAAGAAACGGCTCTCTGTTTTTTGGAG includes the following:
- a CDS encoding Xaa-Pro aminopeptidase; the protein is MKQLLTFLALLIISVSLQAQSYPHILPMKERAAVIDNLLEDKIQTLLPEMMRETNIDMWVVVSREYNEDPVIETMLPATWLAARRRTILVMYDRGEGEGVETLAVARYDVGETFKRAWDKERQPDQWERLKEIVEERDPERIGINVSEIWGHADGMVVTDHNEMKAALGKKYTDRLVSAEKLAVKWLETRTAKEMQIYPQIVRIAHEIIAEGFSDAVIQPGITTTEDVVWWYREKIRELKLNTWFHPSVSIQRADPESFDHLRTFDSRPGENTIMPGDLLHVDFGITYLRLNTDTQQHAYILRPEETEVPGYLVKAFENGNRLQDIFTNNFKEGRTGNEVLAMSLKQAKDEGLTPSIYTHPIGYHGHAAGTTLGMWDSQGGVPGDGDYSLHLNTAYSIELNAATYIEQWGKEIRIMLEEDAFFDESGVWYIDGRQREIMTIPRIPAKQ
- a CDS encoding GNAT family N-acetyltransferase → MKIRRANKNDLDDVLKLFSETILNSNKADYSDLQLAAWSSSIDDRERWLKKVEDQYFLLAEIDGKVTGFASINKGYLDTMFVHHKYQGKGIAKSLLEELESYAQQSGESQIITESSITACSFFSKHGFNVLKEQTVIRNGVEITNIRMVKDL
- a CDS encoding transcriptional regulator, with the translated sequence MNPNKILIAFVKTRRTQLGLTQEQLAERAGVGLRFVRDLEQGKESLQLDKVNQVLLLFGHTMGPIPIEDRNEL
- a CDS encoding AMP-dependent synthetase encodes the protein MKFNTLEDKIAHARSLENPPEPLREDFFSLLKKGIGSDKTYLTYRDSEQNRTEVSYRQFYECVINTARFYQSRGLEAGDKVATISHNHWHTVVQYFAAWFCGLVVVPVNLGEDDNRIAYILKNAEVKLALVRDEYSDRIQKIIKKENLLSELEVIVCDDSVESFSKKNGELKEVQVGTESEALIVFTSGTTGNPKGVVLTQRNLLEDARTISQWHNIDGQTKMMCILPIHHVNGTVVTMITPFFVGGSTVLNQKFSPGHFFQIIEEEQVHVVSVVPTLLQYLTSYYEGKEVPENNQFRHIICGAGPLTVKVAQNFEEKFDIPIIHGYGLSETTCYSCFIPADQPKEEHKKWMRDFGYPSIGIPVPANEMDIQDEQGNSVPEGERGEIVIRGVNVMKGYFNNREANESAFKNGWFRSGDEGFIKKDEKGNPYYFITGRLKELIIRGGINLAPLEIDEVINKAPGVKAGIAVGFENDWYGEEVGAYVELKEGAEQNEAVILDYCREHLPFLKSPKVVVFGEELPVTSTGKYQRLKVAHLFEEWSNVQFRE